One Telluria mixta DNA window includes the following coding sequences:
- a CDS encoding DUF1460 domain-containing protein: MRPVRALPALLFSTLVAGCATPPAAPVAAPVAAEASTTAQAAATEPLDTILGKPLYRMHPVEAGRYIAWAHEAEPDLRKRIAAIGRKNLGQPYRLNLLGEFPYQVHDDLPMFSLDHSDCVVFAEHTYAMALSQSWEEFFWMLQRIRYRDGIVGVATRNHYTEMDWNVANRWLVTDISADLAGADGPAYTMTIDRARFLKTRHHTDASIPVETSRQAYVPKERVAAIASQLREGDLVNVISTRDGQYWASHVGLVVLGPDGERHFLHSSEPQVREETFESYIARAAAREERNRQAGKNGQVLAGFKFLRLNDDIVVPPMAPQPRPGHPAGA, translated from the coding sequence ATGCGTCCTGTCCGCGCGCTGCCCGCGCTCCTGTTTTCCACGCTCGTTGCCGGCTGCGCGACGCCGCCCGCCGCGCCGGTCGCCGCGCCGGTCGCCGCCGAGGCCAGCACGACCGCGCAAGCCGCCGCCACGGAGCCGCTCGATACGATCCTGGGCAAGCCGCTGTACCGCATGCATCCCGTCGAAGCAGGCCGCTACATCGCGTGGGCGCACGAGGCCGAACCCGACCTGCGCAAGCGCATCGCCGCCATCGGCCGCAAGAACCTCGGCCAGCCGTACCGCCTGAACCTGCTGGGCGAATTCCCGTACCAGGTGCATGACGACCTGCCGATGTTCAGCCTGGACCACAGCGACTGCGTCGTGTTCGCGGAGCACACGTATGCGATGGCCCTGTCGCAGTCATGGGAAGAATTCTTCTGGATGCTGCAGCGCATCCGCTACCGCGACGGCATCGTCGGCGTGGCCACGCGCAACCACTACACGGAGATGGACTGGAACGTGGCGAACCGCTGGCTCGTCACGGACATCAGCGCCGACCTGGCGGGCGCCGACGGCCCCGCGTACACGATGACGATCGACCGTGCCCGCTTCCTCAAGACGCGCCATCACACTGACGCCAGCATCCCCGTCGAGACGAGCCGCCAGGCGTACGTGCCGAAAGAGCGCGTGGCGGCCATCGCGAGCCAGCTGCGCGAAGGCGATCTCGTCAACGTGATCTCGACGCGCGACGGCCAGTACTGGGCCTCGCACGTGGGCCTCGTCGTGCTCGGGCCCGACGGCGAGCGCCACTTCCTCCACTCCTCCGAGCCGCAGGTGCGCGAGGAAACCTTCGAGTCCTATATCGCCCGCGCCGCCGCACGCGAGGAACGCAACCGCCAGGCAGGCAAGAACGGCCAGGTGCTCGCCGGCTTCAAGTTCCTGCGCCTGAACGACGACATCGTGGTGCCGCCGATGGCACCGCAGCCCCGACCGGGCCATCCGGCCGGCGCCTGA